From the Nodularia sp. NIES-3585 genome, one window contains:
- a CDS encoding Panacea domain-containing protein, translated as MFSCFDVANYFIWLANETGSFISNLKLQKLVYYAQAWHLALYETPLFPEDFQAWIHGPVIPVLYQKYKPFGWQPILQDANPELELPDEIREFLDELAEEYFACDAYELEQMTHAEAPWNWARGNLASDVPSNEIIKKDWMKEYYASRAEED; from the coding sequence GTGTTCTCATGTTTTGATGTAGCAAATTACTTTATCTGGCTGGCGAATGAAACAGGCTCTTTTATAAGTAATTTAAAACTGCAAAAGCTTGTTTACTATGCTCAAGCTTGGCATCTTGCACTCTATGAAACTCCTTTGTTCCCAGAAGATTTTCAAGCATGGATACATGGGCCTGTAATACCTGTGTTGTACCAGAAGTACAAGCCTTTTGGATGGCAACCTATTTTACAGGATGCTAACCCAGAACTGGAATTACCTGATGAGATTCGAGAGTTTCTTGATGAACTTGCAGAAGAATATTTTGCCTGCGATGCTTATGAACTTGAGCAAATGACTCATGCTGAAGCACCCTGGAATTGGGCTAGAGGAAATCTAGCATCTGATGTACCTTCCAACGAAATCATTAAAAAGGACTGGATGAAGGAGTACTACGCATCTCGTGCCGAAGAAGATTAA